Proteins from a genomic interval of Kitasatospora herbaricolor:
- the tatA gene encoding Sec-independent protein translocase subunit TatA: MRISPIAILVVVVLAILLFGAKRLPDLARSLGQSMRILKSETKAMRAEGGEAAAPAPQDAPPPKTIKAAPGAPGPSRPVAGEQPTQETTQPR, translated from the coding sequence ATGCGGATCTCGCCGATCGCGATCCTGGTGGTCGTGGTCCTCGCAATTCTGCTCTTCGGTGCCAAGCGGCTGCCGGACCTGGCACGCTCGCTGGGCCAGTCGATGCGGATCCTGAAGAGCGAGACCAAGGCCATGCGCGCCGAGGGGGGTGAGGCCGCGGCCCCCGCGCCGCAGGACGCCCCGCCGCCGAAGACCATCAAGGCCGCCCCGGGTGCCCCCGGACCGTCGCGGCCGGTGGCGGGGGAGCAGCCGACGCAGGAGACCACGCAGCCGCGATGA
- the pafA gene encoding Pup--protein ligase has product MDRRIFGLENEYGVTCTFRGQRRLSPDEVARYLFRRVVSWGRSSNVFLRNGARLYLDVGSHPEYATPECDEVTELVTHDKAGERILEGLLVDAERRLHEEGIAGDVYLFKNNTDSAGNSYGCHENYLVARHGEFSRLADVLIPFLVTRQLICGAGKVLQTPRGAVYCVSQRAEHIWEGVSSATTRSRPIINTRDEPHADAERYRRLHVIVGDSNMSETTTLLKVGATDLVLRLIEAGVVMRDLTLENPIRAIREVSHDLTGTHQVRLANGREASALDIQEEYYSKALEFADRKGINTGTIARVLELWGRTLEAVRTEDLAKVGNEIDWIMKYRLIERYREKHQMSMSNPRVAQIDLAYHDIHRRRGLFYLLQGKGQAERVTTDLKTFEAKSVPPQTTRARLRGDFIRRAQEQRRDFTVDWVHLKLNDQAQRTVLCKDPFRSVDERVEKLIAGM; this is encoded by the coding sequence ATGGACCGCCGAATTTTCGGGCTGGAGAACGAGTACGGCGTCACGTGCACGTTTCGGGGACAACGACGTCTGTCTCCGGACGAGGTGGCCAGGTACCTCTTCCGCCGCGTAGTTTCCTGGGGCCGCAGCAGCAATGTCTTCCTGCGCAACGGTGCACGGCTCTACCTCGACGTCGGATCGCACCCCGAGTACGCCACCCCCGAGTGCGACGAGGTCACCGAACTGGTGACGCACGACAAGGCGGGCGAGCGCATCCTCGAAGGCCTCCTGGTGGACGCCGAACGGCGGCTGCACGAGGAGGGCATCGCCGGCGACGTGTACCTCTTCAAGAACAACACCGACTCCGCCGGGAACTCCTACGGCTGCCACGAGAACTACCTCGTCGCCCGGCACGGCGAGTTCTCCCGCCTCGCGGACGTGCTGATCCCGTTCCTGGTGACCCGCCAGCTGATCTGCGGCGCCGGCAAGGTGCTGCAGACCCCGCGCGGCGCGGTCTACTGCGTCAGCCAGCGGGCCGAGCACATCTGGGAGGGCGTCAGCTCGGCGACCACCCGGTCCCGCCCGATCATCAACACCAGGGACGAGCCGCACGCCGACGCCGAGCGCTACCGCCGGCTGCACGTCATCGTCGGCGACTCGAACATGTCGGAGACCACCACCCTGCTCAAGGTGGGCGCCACCGACCTGGTGCTGCGCCTGATCGAGGCCGGCGTGGTGATGCGCGACCTGACGCTGGAGAACCCGATCCGGGCGATCCGCGAGGTCAGCCACGACCTGACCGGCACCCACCAGGTCCGGCTCGCCAACGGCCGGGAGGCCAGCGCGCTGGACATCCAGGAGGAGTACTACTCCAAGGCGCTGGAGTTCGCGGACCGCAAGGGCATCAACACCGGGACGATCGCCCGGGTGCTGGAGCTCTGGGGCCGCACCCTGGAGGCCGTCCGCACCGAGGACCTCGCGAAGGTCGGCAACGAGATCGACTGGATCATGAAGTACCGGCTGATCGAGCGGTACCGCGAGAAGCACCAGATGAGCATGTCCAACCCCCGGGTGGCGCAGATCGACCTCGCCTACCACGACATCCACCGCCGCCGCGGCCTCTTCTACCTGCTGCAGGGCAAGGGCCAGGCCGAGCGGGTGACCACGGACCTCAAGACCTTCGAGGCCAAGTCCGTCCCGCCGCAGACCACCCGGGCCCGGCTGCGCGGCGACTTCATCCGCCGCGCGCAGGAGCAGCGCCGCGACTTCACCGTCGACTGGGTGCACCTGAAGCTGAACGACCAGGCGCAGCGCACCGTCCTGTGCAAGGACCCGTTCCGTTCGGTGGACGAGCGGGTGGAGAAGCTGATCGCCGGCATGTGA
- a CDS encoding helix-turn-helix transcriptional regulator encodes MSNAIDQTRRMLSLVTYLRERPGAEVAEVARAFGISERELIGDLNVLPMCGTSFRGGDLLDIDTDGDRIWWHNVDDVAQPLRLAADEATALLVAARAVAGLPGLRERDREALTRAVAKIENAAGDSAEGSARVGVTFEAESHVFADIDRALSEGRRLWLRYYSHGRGGMTEREVDPIRLVTEGHTYLEAWCRVSEDRRMFRLDRVAEIKVLDTPSDPPRLEPRDLSGGLVNPSADDPEVVVEVGPGGRWVAEYYTHDSAQELPDGGLRITLRSADPSGLRPLALRLGRDGRIVSPPELAEQAAAAALEALAGYPEGRA; translated from the coding sequence ATGAGCAACGCCATCGACCAGACCCGCCGGATGCTCTCCCTGGTCACCTACCTGCGCGAGCGCCCCGGCGCCGAGGTGGCCGAGGTGGCCCGCGCCTTCGGGATCAGCGAGCGCGAGCTGATCGGCGACCTCAACGTGCTGCCGATGTGCGGCACCAGCTTCCGCGGCGGCGACCTGCTGGACATCGACACCGACGGTGACCGGATCTGGTGGCACAACGTCGACGACGTGGCCCAGCCGCTGCGCCTCGCCGCCGACGAGGCCACCGCACTGCTGGTCGCCGCGCGGGCGGTGGCCGGGCTGCCGGGCCTGCGCGAGCGCGACCGGGAGGCCCTCACCCGGGCCGTCGCCAAGATCGAGAACGCGGCGGGGGACAGCGCCGAGGGCAGCGCCCGGGTCGGCGTCACCTTCGAGGCCGAGAGCCACGTCTTCGCCGACATCGACCGGGCGCTCAGCGAGGGCCGCCGGCTCTGGCTGCGCTACTACTCGCACGGCCGCGGCGGGATGACCGAGCGCGAGGTCGACCCGATCCGCCTGGTCACCGAGGGCCACACCTACCTGGAGGCCTGGTGCCGGGTCTCCGAGGACCGGCGGATGTTCCGGCTCGACCGGGTGGCCGAGATCAAGGTGCTGGACACCCCCTCCGACCCGCCGCGGCTGGAGCCCCGGGACCTCTCCGGCGGACTGGTGAACCCCTCCGCCGACGATCCCGAGGTGGTGGTCGAGGTCGGCCCCGGCGGGCGCTGGGTGGCCGAGTACTACACCCACGACTCGGCGCAGGAGCTGCCCGACGGCGGACTGCGGATCACCCTGCGCAGCGCCGACCCGTCCGGTCTGCGCCCGCTCGCGCTGCGGCTCGGCCGCGACGGCCGGATCGTCTCACCGCCCGAGCTCGCGGAGCAGGCCGCGGCGGCCGCCCTGGAGGCGCTGGCGGGATACCCCGAAGGGCGGGCCTGA
- a CDS encoding FKBP-type peptidyl-prolyl cis-trans isomerase — MSEKASSPGGPGTANGSAGDPTDSRPGGPLPGDGESIVVPPSILKQQAGWGSPGDAPRPKTGTATDEAPQIFASNVRRQDTSEAGYYENPPSVGKLGLILGTVLAVLLAGSAVTLYLVNRDGKSSAASTPVDAAPTAAPTPTADPVPPIKDSAKVLPTVTGDFGKKAVITTPAEAADGTFVVKVLSEGSGPVVEKNSWTSVDYTAKDWTTGKDIPSSYDEKGKPQIFQAGTDALIPALDQAVVGKKAGSRVLVVAPPAAAFGAQGNTSMSIGAKDNLVFVIDIQRVNAPDAVVSGTVTPPPADFPQVKDNGKKAAEITPVKGAAEPTELKSHVLIQGTGPKVESGEKVLVQYTGALWKDGKKFDSSLDKGQAFSFSVGGGQVIEGWDKGLQGVAVGSRVELVIPASLGYKDQAQGDIPANSTLVFVVDVLDAGVG, encoded by the coding sequence ATGTCTGAGAAAGCGTCGAGCCCGGGTGGGCCCGGCACCGCGAACGGCTCCGCCGGCGACCCGACGGACTCGCGTCCGGGCGGGCCGCTGCCCGGCGACGGCGAGTCGATCGTGGTTCCGCCGTCGATCCTGAAGCAGCAGGCCGGCTGGGGCAGCCCCGGTGACGCGCCGCGGCCGAAGACCGGCACCGCGACGGACGAGGCCCCGCAGATCTTCGCCTCGAACGTGCGCCGCCAGGACACCTCCGAGGCCGGGTACTACGAGAACCCGCCCAGCGTGGGCAAGCTCGGCCTGATCCTGGGCACCGTGCTGGCCGTGCTGCTGGCCGGCAGCGCGGTGACGCTCTACCTGGTGAACCGCGACGGCAAGTCCTCGGCCGCCTCCACCCCGGTGGACGCCGCGCCGACGGCCGCCCCGACGCCCACCGCCGACCCGGTGCCGCCGATCAAGGACAGCGCCAAGGTGCTGCCGACGGTCACCGGCGACTTCGGCAAGAAGGCGGTCATCACCACGCCCGCCGAGGCCGCCGACGGCACCTTCGTGGTCAAGGTCCTCTCCGAGGGCAGCGGCCCGGTCGTCGAGAAGAACTCCTGGACCTCGGTCGACTACACCGCCAAGGACTGGACCACCGGCAAGGACATCCCCAGCTCGTACGACGAGAAGGGCAAGCCGCAGATCTTCCAGGCCGGCACCGACGCGCTGATCCCGGCGCTCGACCAGGCCGTCGTCGGCAAGAAGGCCGGCAGCCGGGTCCTGGTGGTGGCACCGCCGGCCGCCGCCTTCGGCGCCCAGGGCAACACCAGCATGTCGATCGGCGCGAAGGACAACCTGGTCTTCGTGATCGACATCCAGCGGGTGAACGCCCCCGACGCGGTGGTCAGCGGCACCGTCACCCCGCCGCCCGCGGACTTCCCGCAGGTGAAGGACAACGGCAAGAAGGCCGCCGAGATCACCCCGGTCAAGGGCGCGGCCGAGCCGACCGAGCTCAAGAGCCACGTGCTGATCCAGGGCACCGGCCCCAAGGTCGAGTCGGGCGAGAAGGTCCTCGTCCAGTACACCGGCGCGCTGTGGAAGGACGGCAAGAAGTTCGACTCCTCGCTCGACAAGGGCCAGGCGTTCTCCTTCTCCGTCGGCGGCGGCCAGGTCATCGAGGGCTGGGACAAGGGCCTGCAGGGCGTGGCCGTCGGCAGCCGGGTCGAGCTGGTGATCCCCGCCTCGCTCGGCTACAAGGACCAGGCGCAGGGTGACATTCCGGCCAACTCCACCCTGGTCTTCGTGGTCGACGTGCTCGACGCCGGTGTGGGCTGA
- a CDS encoding FKBP-type peptidyl-prolyl cis-trans isomerase, translated as MRRTAGLLVVLPLTLLLACSSSSKAPAEVSPSASSAAPTVPAPVDEAAPMPTVEGSFGSKAVITIPAGQPSGQFVIKTLSEGDRQTVSKGDWVTVNYSAKDWTTGKELKSSYDADGKPQLFQAGSGQLVPAFDQAVVGKKVGSRILVVAPPAAAFGDQGNTTLGVAPGDTVVFVLDITEALPQDSTLSGTMTQAPPTSPQVKDNGKAAPTITIPPGQAPPTDLQQFVLIKGEGKQVQTGQTLVVQYTGVLWSNGQQFDSSWSHGGAQALQVGTKSLIEGWDKGLVGQTVGSRVMLVVPPALGYKDQAQGAVPANSTLVFVIDILEAV; from the coding sequence GTGCGTCGCACCGCCGGGTTGCTCGTAGTCCTGCCCCTGACGCTGCTGCTGGCCTGCAGCAGCAGCTCCAAGGCGCCGGCCGAGGTGTCGCCCTCGGCGTCGAGTGCCGCGCCGACGGTGCCGGCGCCGGTGGACGAGGCGGCGCCGATGCCGACCGTCGAGGGGTCCTTCGGCAGCAAGGCCGTGATCACGATCCCGGCCGGGCAGCCCAGCGGTCAGTTCGTGATCAAGACGCTCAGCGAGGGCGACCGCCAGACGGTGAGCAAGGGCGACTGGGTGACGGTCAACTACTCCGCCAAGGACTGGACGACCGGCAAGGAGCTGAAGAGCTCCTACGACGCCGACGGCAAGCCGCAGCTCTTCCAGGCGGGCAGCGGCCAGCTGGTGCCGGCCTTCGACCAGGCCGTGGTCGGGAAGAAGGTCGGCAGCCGGATCCTGGTGGTGGCCCCGCCGGCCGCCGCCTTCGGGGACCAGGGCAACACCACGCTTGGCGTGGCGCCGGGCGACACCGTGGTGTTCGTGCTGGACATCACCGAGGCCCTGCCGCAGGACTCCACCCTCTCCGGGACGATGACCCAGGCCCCGCCGACCTCGCCGCAGGTGAAGGACAACGGCAAGGCCGCCCCGACGATCACCATCCCGCCCGGCCAGGCGCCGCCCACCGACCTCCAGCAGTTCGTGCTGATCAAGGGCGAGGGCAAGCAGGTGCAGACCGGCCAGACCCTGGTGGTCCAGTACACCGGGGTGCTGTGGAGCAACGGCCAGCAGTTCGACTCCTCGTGGAGCCACGGCGGCGCCCAGGCCCTCCAGGTCGGGACCAAGAGCCTGATCGAGGGCTGGGACAAGGGCCTGGTCGGCCAGACCGTCGGCAGCCGGGTGATGCTCGTGGTGCCGCCCGCCCTGGGGTACAAGGACCAGGCGCAGGGCGCGGTGCCGGCGAACTCGACGCTGGTGTTCGTGATCGACATCCTGGAGGCGGTCTGA
- a CDS encoding helix-turn-helix transcriptional regulator produces the protein MAIAKAERLMNLALCLMNTRRPLSKKELRESVEAYREAWQNGSEDAFNRMFERDKDDLRELGLVIDVDENSLDGELGYLARADRNRLPEIALDAEEAAALTLVARVWQQAKMSGAASGALQKLRAAGVPFAETGTHSALEPRIPAREAAFEPLLTAARDRRPVTFEYRKAGAGAPEQRAVEPWALECWRGHWYLAGWDRDRQDARVFRLSRITGKVRSRSGAFTGAVPEHVDVRAYVATFAGEGATATATVRLRRGAGFPLRTKALGTRRVDETWDELEIPYGYGLGAHLAEFGPDLVVLGPDDLRADVIDRLRAVAGLEATAAVSLTGAATEGAQA, from the coding sequence ATGGCGATCGCCAAGGCAGAGCGGCTGATGAATCTCGCCCTGTGCCTGATGAACACCAGACGGCCGCTCTCCAAGAAGGAGCTGCGGGAGTCCGTCGAGGCCTACCGCGAGGCGTGGCAGAACGGCAGCGAGGACGCCTTCAACCGGATGTTCGAGCGGGACAAGGACGACCTGCGCGAACTGGGCCTGGTCATCGACGTGGACGAGAACTCGCTGGACGGCGAACTCGGCTACCTCGCCCGCGCCGACCGCAACCGGCTGCCCGAGATCGCGCTCGACGCCGAGGAGGCCGCGGCGCTGACCCTGGTCGCCCGGGTGTGGCAGCAGGCCAAGATGTCCGGCGCGGCCAGCGGCGCCCTGCAGAAGCTGCGCGCGGCCGGCGTCCCCTTCGCCGAGACCGGGACGCACAGCGCCCTGGAGCCGCGGATCCCCGCCCGCGAGGCCGCCTTCGAACCGCTGCTGACCGCCGCCCGGGACCGCCGGCCGGTCACCTTCGAGTACCGCAAGGCCGGCGCCGGCGCCCCCGAGCAGCGGGCCGTCGAGCCGTGGGCCCTGGAGTGCTGGCGCGGTCACTGGTACCTGGCCGGCTGGGACCGCGACCGCCAGGACGCCCGGGTGTTCCGGCTGAGCCGGATCACCGGCAAGGTCCGCTCCCGCTCCGGCGCCTTCACCGGGGCCGTCCCCGAGCACGTGGACGTCCGGGCGTACGTCGCCACCTTCGCCGGCGAGGGCGCCACCGCCACCGCCACCGTCCGGCTGCGCCGCGGGGCCGGCTTCCCGCTGCGCACCAAGGCGCTGGGCACCCGCCGGGTGGACGAGACCTGGGACGAGCTGGAGATCCCGTACGGCTACGGGCTGGGCGCCCACCTCGCCGAGTTCGGCCCCGACCTGGTGGTGCTGGGCCCGGACGACCTGCGGGCCGACGTCATCGACCGGCTGCGCGCGGTGGCCGGACTGGAAGCGACCGCGGCCGTGAGCCTGACCGGCGCCGCGACCGAGGGAGCACAGGCATGA
- a CDS encoding FKBP-type peptidyl-prolyl cis-trans isomerase, whose product MSKPEIDFPVGDPPTELQIRDITVGDGAEAKSGQVVEVHYVGVAFSTGEEFDASWNRGSSFKFPLGGGRVIKGWDQGVVGMKVGGRRELTIPAHLAYGNQSPTPAIKPGETLIFVVDLLGV is encoded by the coding sequence GTGAGCAAGCCCGAGATCGACTTCCCCGTTGGCGACCCGCCCACCGAGCTGCAGATCCGTGACATCACGGTCGGCGACGGTGCCGAGGCCAAGTCGGGCCAGGTCGTCGAGGTGCACTACGTCGGTGTCGCGTTCAGCACCGGCGAGGAGTTCGACGCGAGCTGGAACCGTGGCTCGTCGTTCAAGTTCCCGCTCGGTGGCGGCCGCGTCATCAAGGGCTGGGACCAGGGCGTCGTCGGCATGAAGGTCGGTGGCCGGCGCGAGCTGACCATCCCCGCGCACCTCGCCTACGGCAACCAGTCGCCGACCCCGGCCATCAAGCCGGGCGAGACGCTGATCTTCGTCGTCGACCTGCTCGGCGTCTGA